A region of Larimichthys crocea isolate SSNF chromosome X, L_crocea_2.0, whole genome shotgun sequence DNA encodes the following proteins:
- the LOC113746587 gene encoding histone H1-like: MAEVAPAPAAAPAKAAKKKATKPKKAGPSVRDLIVKSVSASKERSGVSLAAVKKALAAGGYDVDKNKARVKVAIKALVAKGTLVQTKGTGASGSFKMNKKAAEPKAKKPAKKAAPKAKKPAAKKPATPKKPKAAAAKKPAAKKSPKKAKKPAAAKKAAKSPKKPTKSPKKVAPKKAPAAKKAPAKKAAKPRAKKAAPKKK; the protein is encoded by the coding sequence ATGGCAGAAGtagctccagctccagccgCCGCTCCGGCTAAAGCGGCCAAGAAGAAGGCGACCAAACCGAAGAAGGCTGGCCCCAGCGTCAGAGACCTCATCGTCAAGTCTGTGTCCGCATCCAAGGAGCGCAGCGGCGTGTCTCTGGCCGCCGTCAAGAAGGCTCTGGCTGCCGGAGGTTACGATGTGGACAAGAACAAGGCCCGCGTTAAGGTCGCCATCAAGGCTCTGGTCGCTAAGGGGACTCTGGTCCAGACCAAGGGCACCGGGGCATCCGGCTCCTTCAAGATGAACAagaaggctgctgagcccaaaGCCAAGAAGCCGGCCAAGAAAGCCGCTCCTAAAGCCAAGAAGCCCGCAGCCAAGAAACCCGCAACACCCAAGAAGCccaaggcagcagcagcaaagaagcCGGCAGCCAAGAAATCCCCCAAGAAAGCCAAGAAGCCCGCAGCAGCCAAGAAAGCAGCTAAGAGCCCCAAGAAGCCCACCAAGAGCCCCAAGAAAGTGGCACCCAAGAAGGCCCCTGCAGCCAAGAAAGCTCCCGCTAAGAAGGCTGCCAAGCCCAGAGCCAAGAAGGCAGCACCCAAGAAGAAGTGA
- the LOC104939800 gene encoding histone H2A, translated as MSGRGKTGGKARAKAKTRSSRAGLQFPVGRVHRLLRKGNYAERVGAGAPVYLAAVLEYLTAEILELAGNAARDNKKTRIIPRHLQLAVRNDEELNKLLGGVTIAQGGVLPNIQAVLLPKKTEKPAKSK; from the coding sequence ATGAGTGGCCGAGGGAAAACCGGTGGCAAAGCCAGAGCTAAGGCAAAGACCCGCTCCTCCCGTGCCGGGCTTCAGTTCCCCGTCGGCCGTGTCCACAGGCTGCTGCGTAAAGGCAACTATGCCGAGCGTGTTGGAGCCGGTGCCCCCGTCTACCTGGCGGCCGTGCTGGAGTACCTGACCGCTGAGATCCTGGAGTTGGCTGGAAACGCTGCCCGCGACAACAAGAAGACTCGTATCATCCCCCGTCACCTGCAGCTGGCTGTCCGCAACGACGAGGAGCTCAACAAACTGCTGGGCGGAGTGACCATCGCTCAGGGCGGTGTGCTGCCCAACATCCAGGCTGTTCTTCTGCCCAAGAAGACCGAGAAGCCCGCCAAGTCCAAGTAA
- the LOC104932969 gene encoding histone H3 yields MARTKQTARKSTGGKAPRKQLATKAARKSAPATGGVKKPHRYRPGTVALREIRRYQKSTELLIRKLPFQRLVREIAQDFKTDLRFQSSAVMALQEASEAYLVGLFEDTNLCAIHAKRVTIMPKDIQLARRIRGERA; encoded by the coding sequence atGGCAAGAACCAAGCAGACCGCTCGTAAATCCACCGGAGGCAAAGCCCCCAGGAAGCAGCTGGCCACCAAGGCTGCCCGTAAGAGCGCCCCGGCCACCGGCGGCGTGAAGAAGCCTCACCGTTACAGGCCCGGTACCGTGGCTCTGAGAGAGATCCGTCGCTACCAGAAATCCACCGAGCTGCTCATCCGCAAGCTGCCCTTCCAGCGCCTGGTCAGAGAAATCGCTCAGGATTTCAAGACCGACCTGCGCTTCCAGAGCTCCGCTGTCATGGCTCTGCAGGAGGCCAGCGAGGCTTACCTGGTCGGCCTCTTCGAGGACACCAACCTGTGTGCCATCCACGCCAAGAGAGTCACCATCATGCCCAAAGACATACAGCTGGCCCGCCGCATCCGTGGAGAGCGCGCATAA